The sequence below is a genomic window from bacterium.
GCCCTCCTTGAGCTTCGGCGCAAGCCAGCGTAGTAACTTGCGGACGCCCAGCCGGTAGTAGATAACCTTGAGGAGACGGCAGATGGGGCACTTGCTGTCGGTTGATGGCGGGAAGACTTGCTCCCTGATGCGCCCGTAGTTGCCGCTCTCGCGCTTCAGCACCCAGAACCCATGCTTCTCGAGCATGAGCCGAAGCGTGCTGGGCGTGAAGAAGCACAGGTGTGCGGGCACAGCGTCGGGAGCGATTGCCCCAGGCCGCTTGCCGCTCGCTATGGCGTTCAGAACCTTCTCCCAGTGGAAGAGTTCGTAGGGAACCTGAACGACGAGAACGCCGTCATCCTTCAGTATGCGGCGGACGACGTTGAAGGCTGACTTGTGGTCATCGAGATGCTCGACGACGTCCAGCATCAGTATCACGTCGAAGAACATCTCTGGGAACTGCGCACGCGCGAGCGGGACGTTCTGGACCTCTAGCTCCATCACTTGCTGCGCATAGCTCGCCGAGGTCTGCGAGAGCTCCACGCCGTAGGTCTCCCATCCGCGCTTTCGAAAGTAGTCGAGAAGGAGCCCATAGGCGCAGCCGACCTCAAGTATCCGGCCTCCCTTCTTGAACTGGCTGATAGCGCGGAGCCGCTCGTCGAATATCTCCATGAACGTCTCATGGTACTCGTGAAACGTCTTGAGGTAATCGGGATAGCCAACGGTTGCGTCCTTGTAGTATCTCTCGTCGTAGATTGCGGCAATGCCTTCCTTGGTGGGTCTCGGGCTTAGGTAAGTCAGGCCACAGACCCGACATCGTACGACGCCGTAAACCTCCTTCTGAACCGAGAGCAGCCGGGCGTCATCGGTGCCGCATAGCGGGCAGCGGACGTGTTCAACTTCCCGCATCAAGCTCTCGCGGTCCGCGCTCTTATCCTGTCCCACGCTCTCACCACGAAAAATGAAGCGAATGCAACCATGTAGGGTTCAATGGGCAGCCTGTACCGAGGCTCAGCGGTTGTCAACACATGCACCGAGACGAAGAGTAACACGACGGCGATGAGCACCCACTTCTGCCTGGAGAGTCTTGATGATCTCCTGAAAGACAGCACGAAACCGACTACGAAAAGCGGCAGAATCAGGCCGTAGGAAAGAAGCCTCGCAACAGTTACTAGCGCCGAGGTGCGCGTGCGGCCAAGCACCCTGAAAAACTCGATGAAGCGCACCAAACAGAGTCGTGCGTAAAGCCCAGGGTTAGCGAGTATGAACTGCTTGGCGAGGTTGACGTATTTGGCATTGCGCTGGGCCTCATCCTCGTCCGGCGCAAACCGTGGGAACCGCACCGTCTCGGGACGGTTCACTGAAAACGGTGGCTTGCCGATGAGCCACTCGTAGGCGCGAGCCTCCTTCTCCTCGTTGTAGAATCGCTCATTGAAGCGATAGTTGTTCCGTTCCCAGAGATTCCAGCTCTTCGTTGGCATGATCACAACGCGTCCGAATATATCATAGTTCCTGACGACCCAGGGCACGAGGCAGAGGCCGATTGCCACCAGCAAAACCAGCGTCTCCTTGAGCCTGAAATCGCCTCGCCGCGGCCAGAGAATCGCCACGATGCCGACCGGAAGCATCCCCGCCATAGTCGATTTGGTCAGAAATCCGAGCGTCCAGACCGCGCCTGCAAGCGCGGCAAGCCACAACTGGGGCCGTTCCCTGAAGCGAATGATCAAGTTGATGAATGCAGCGAAGAGGAACAGAAACAGCGTCTCGGTGAGCACCACGCCAGAAAAATAGATAAGCGCCGGATAGACCGCGAGAACCAACAGCGCAAGGAGAGCGGCTCTCTTTCCAAAGATGCCTCTTGCCACGTCGAACACGAGCCAGCAGGTTGCCACGCCCAGAAGCGCCATGATGAGACGATAGACGAGGAGGTTGCCGGGGCCAAGGAGGTAGTAGGAGAGGGCGAGAATAAGCGGGTTCAGTGGGGGGACGGTAACCTGCGGTATCCCCGGACGGACTAGGCCCCAAAGCCCGCCGAGCTCGCGATACAGCTCGAACTTCTTCTTGACCCACTCCGGCTGACCGTCCGGCGGATATAGGAGGTCCGCGGATATCGAGAGGCCCCGTCCAGCGAGGAAGCTCCGCGCAAGCGAATCGTGCAGAAGCTGGTCCGGTCCGGGGATGAATTCGTTCGATGGCAGAGCTATGACGAACCCCACCCTCAGGACCAAGGCGAGAAGCAGCAGCAAGAATTGTCCACGAAGAACACGAAGGGCCACGAAGCGACGCCAACAGCGCACAGACGAGCTCTTATCAATCAACTTTGAATCTGGAACCTTGAACCTGGAGCTCATCTTATGAATGACAGTATCCGTTCTAGCAGCACTCGGCTGTCTCGCACAAGATATGACGTATCCCGCCAGCACCCATAAATGCAGCCCCGGCACGGCCTGACAAGCTCGGCAACCTTTCGGCTGTATTCCTTGGAACCGAAGAACGTCAAAAAATCGTCGTCGAGCACGTTACAGAATGGCTCAATCTCATCGCACGGCGAGAGCGACCCGTCCGGAAAGACCACGAAGTAGAGCCATCCAGCGTCGCACGCGAAGCTATAGTCCCCCGTCTTTAACGCCTCTCTTGAAGCCTCGAGGAACTTCATTGAGGCGCCCACGCGCTTGCCTCGCCGCTTCATCTCGATCACCGCGTCGTACGCCTCATCGATGAGTGGGGCGTCATCCCGCCCGAAGGTCATCTCCTCGGCATAGCTGCGGATGAGGTTCTCCTGCTTGTCTGACGGGAGCAGATGCACTGGCACAAGGCTCGAATACGCGCCAAGCCCATCGACAAACTCGACGATCTGAGGCAGCTCTTTGATATTCTGCCTCGAGACGACAGTGTTGACGACGTTGACCGAGTTGGGCAGCCGCTTGACGACGTGCCTGATGGTGCTCACGGCGGAATCCCACAGGCCGTTGGAGCCACATATTTCGTCCTGCTTTGCAGCGTCGAGCGTGTCGAGTGAGACGGTAAAATGCTCTGCGCCAGCATCTATCACGGCATCGATCCGCGCAGGCGTTACGGTCTTGGCTCCCGTCGTCTGGACGCGAACCGCGATGCCCGCCTCAGTGAACGCCCTCGTAATCTGGGGCAACTCCTCGCGCACGAAGGGCTCGCCACCGGTGAAGACGACGTTCGGCACACCGATTCTGCGCAAGCGGCTTGCGATCTTGGCGACGCTCTCGACCGGCGGCTCCTCGGCCACGTTGCCGTATTTCCATATTGAGCACATCTTGCACTTGAAGAGGCACCGGCGTGTTATGTAGTAGTGCACGTAGAACGGCTTGTGCAGCAGTTTTGACTTGAGAACGTCAGAGAATATCTTGAGTTTTCGCATGTCCCGGCTCTATGGCTTTCGACTAAAATCAGTTAGCAGCCTTAATCTATAGCCCCGGCTGGGCATGGTCAATGGGGATGAGAGAGAGAGGCCACATCATCGCCCGGCGCAAGCGGTGGCGATGCAGCCGGCTACCATTTTGATTAACCCCCATCTTCAGATGGGGGATGTGCGGCACACAAAGACCTCGCCTCTATCCCATTCAGATGAGGATTCCGGGAAGGAAGGAGAGGGAGGGGGGCGCCTCGGCCTCCTCAGATCACCCGACTGAAGTCGGGTGCTAATACAATGAGAGCCATCTGTATCACCGCGTTAAAACGCAGTGATTAGGCCAGCGGGAGGTGTGGGGCGGGCTTTCTAGCCTGCCTTTCCTTCGCGGAGGTCACGCTGGCTAGCTCATCCACCCGGAGTAAGCGGCATGTGAGGGCTACCTCATCGCCCGGCGCAACCGACACTTGAGGCCACATCGCCCGGCGCAACCGACACGCGCGAGCACATCATCGCCCGGCGCAACCGACACTTGAGGCCACATCGCCCGGCTTCAGCCGAGGCGATGCAGACGGTTACCATTTTCATTAACCCCCATCTTCAGATGGGGGATGTGCGGCACACCGAGACCTCCCCTCTATCCTCTTCAATGGACCTCGATCATACAGGCACCCCCTCGCGCCGCAGGTTCAAGAGGATTGGGCTATTCAGCGATGAATAATTGTCCTCAGAAACAGGATAGACCGACATCAAGACGTTGTGCTCAAGATTCAGATCGGCAACAATATCTATCATCCTGTCGATCTCATCGAGCGGGCTAACCTCGCCTCTTGAAACAACTGCCAAGTCGATGTCGGAGACCCCGGTCGCATCGCGCCCACGCGGCTGCTGCCACATAAGAATGGACGGGCGGAGACAGGCCCCGCAAGCCACCCAGTGACGCGGCCACGAATGAACATCAACGGACGCGCTGCAACCCCCGCAAGGGGGTACGACGGGTAGCCGTGCGTGCAACGCAACGGAAACGGAGAGGAGGGATTGGGTCCTCGGTCTCCTCGCACCGTCAGGCTGCGCCTGCGGCTACCAGTGGTATGCTCTTGCGGGCAAATGTTATTCGCCGTTATTTAGGGGCTGCCTGAACACGCCCAGCGGAGATGTCATTCTCGCGTGCGATCGCGACTTGCGTTTCTGCCTCATCGGTGGCAACAATGCCAGAGTATAGATTGATTTGGAGATGAGCACTTCTGCGGGAGGGTGTTTCGGTGAAGAAGTCATTTTTTATGCTGCTGATCTTGCTGCTGTGTATTGCGTCGGTCGTGGTGGGGATAATGCTCTTGCGAAAGGAGAGCGCTCGTCCCCGGATGAGCGCGCTAGACCGTCTGGCAAGCACATTTGAGAGGAGATTTGCCAAGTTTGAGCCCAGAAGAGGGCCGAGCGTGGGCCTTGTCCGCATCTTTGGCGCGATAACGTTCACGGAGTCTCAGGGCATGTTCGAGGCCTACCCACGAGGCGCGCTGCGGACTATCCGTGCGATTAGACAGCTCAGGGAAAACCCCAGCGTGAAGGCGATCGTAATCGAGATCAATAGCCCCGGCGGGACGGTGGGAAGCGTTCAAGAGATATGCCACGAGATAAAGATGGCTCAGAAGGCGGGCAAGAAGGTGATCGCTTCCGTCGCCGACATGGCTTTCTCGGGCGGCTACTACATCGCGTCGGCCTGCGACAAGATCGTGGCCAACCCTGGCTCGTTGACGGGCAGCATCGGCGTGATCATCGTCGGGGCGGACTTGCAGAAGCTGTTCGACATCATCGGTATCAAGTTCAACGTGCTCAAGAGCGGAGAGCATAAGGACATACTTGCCTACTGGCGAGACATGACTGACGAGGAGCGTAATCTGCTCCAGACGCTTGTCATGGACTGCTACCAGCAGTTCGTAACCGCTGTCTCGGAGGGCCGAAACATCCCGATAGAGAAGCTGCTGCCGCTTGCTGACGGGCGCATCTTCTCGGGCACGCAGGCGCTTGACAATCAGCTTATCGACAGCCTCGGCACGCTCGATGACGCGATCAACCTCGCCGCCGAGCTCGCTGAGATCAAGGGCAAGCCAAGTATCATTAGGCCCACGATCGAGCCATTTGAGCGGTTCTTCAAGTTTATCGACGCCAAGTTCGGAAAGACCCCATCGCTCAAGGACATGGTGATGGGCGAGTGCGACTCTCCGATACAGTATCGGGCCAACATCGGCTCTGCCCAGGCGGCATTTGCCTATCCGACTAATAGCCAACAGTAGGAGGTATGCGATGCAAAGTGAATTCGCGCTGCCCTACGATAATATGAGTCCGCTGGAGAAGCCTGAGGGGGCGCTTACGATACTCTACAACCAGCTGGTCTCGCCCAAGAAAGCCGTTCAAGCGCTCTCCGAGAGAAGGCCCTACTGGCTTGCGTTCTTCGTCATAGTTCTCTCCGTGTTGAGCAGAATGACAGCTGGACTTCTCTCGCCATCCAGTCCCCTTGTATTCGGCGCTGGCTCGCTGTTTGCGCTGCTCTGCATAGCACAGTTTTTCATTACAGTCATCTTCGCGATCGCAGCCGCGAGCATCTATCATTTCGCCGCTACAAACGAGTTCAAACTCGGCGACGTCAGGGTGCTCTTCTTGCTGATCGCGGTCTGCTTTCTGCCGGGCATATTCTTCGCCCCGATTACACTTCTGGTTTATGGACTCCCGTCGGCCGCTGCGACCGCGGTCTGGACATTGTGTGCCATTGGGCTGTGGGTGTGGAGCTTTGTCTTGCAGATAATTGCCGTCAAAAATTATTATGAGATTTCTGGCGGAAGGTCGTTCTTTGCCGTTATCTTGCCATTCATCCTGGTGGGAGCTCTGGGAGCCGCGGTATTCGTTCTGATGTTCGCCTATTTAGTCGGGACAATTAGAGGGCTTGTAGGGTAGCGGGGTCCCGACGCGCGTTGCCCAGTAAAGTCCCTGCGCTCTTCTCAGACAGGCACAGGTGGCTCAAGATCGGCCTGCCCGGCGCCTTGCTGCTCGCGATGTGCATCTATTCTGCCACCGCCGGCCCAAAGCGCATGCCGAGATTCGCGGACTACCTGAGGGACCCTTCTCGGTTCGACGGGACAAGCCTCCTAGTTCAGTTCACCCAGATCAAGCGCTACGACGGCCCCAACAGATTCACCGTGCAGGACATCTGGGGCAACAGGATCGAGGTTGCTGGAACCATACCGCCCGGGCAGAGCGGCTGTTTCATCTCGTTCGAGGCCCTTTTCAAAAAGCCCGGCTACCTGGTTCTGGGCAAGAAATGGCACATCTATAGCTCGGACACCTTGAAGCTCATCGTCTCCGCAGTCGCCCTCGTCGGCGTGGCCCTGTTCTTCCTACGCCGTTTCAGGTTCAATCCGCGCCGGCTTCGTTTCGAGGAGAGGCGGCAATGCCAGACCTCTTGACCCATGCCCTTGTGGGCTACTTCACGACGCGGCCGAGTCGCTACCGCGAGCTGTTTTTCGTCGGGCTCATCCTGCCAGACCTGCTCGGCCGGCTGCCTATGGTTTTCTACAAGAAGTCCTATTGGTTCATCAGTCCAGGACACACCCCCATGGGTGTTGTGCTCGGCGCATATCTGATAACCTTTCTCTTTGAGCCGCCAATCAGAACCACGGTTTTCAGGAACCTCCTAGTCGGCGCCTCGGTCCACATTTTCCTGGACATGCTTCAGCGGCATCTCACCTCTGCCTACTTCTGGTTTTTCCCGTTTACGTGGAAGACGTTCGAGATTCCTCTTTTTTGGCCTGACAAATCGATATATGCTATCCCCTTCGTTCTGGCGGCCATCGGTGTGGTTTACCTGGTGCGGCGGAAGCTCGCGAAGTCGCGCGCCTCAAAGAGCGGGTAGGTAGAATTGGGCGGCGATACTGCGGTCTTGTCAAAAGATGAGCGCCGGCTTGAAATGCGTTCCCTATTGGGAGAATATGAGTCGCGATAGGTAGGCCATGATCGCGACGGCACCTGTCACAACTTGTTCGTGCTGGGGATGCTATGAGCTTTAGGAGGAGATGAGAATGTATCGAAAAGCCGGATTCCTGATTGTGTTGGTGTTGCTGGCGATGACCGGACCCTCGGCCCTCGCTGAAACGCAAGACTGCAAATGGGATGAGACGCCAGTCTCCTGTGCATCGACCACTTGGTACGACATCGCCCGCGAAGGCGGCGTCAAGTCGTTCGACGATTTCACAGACGAGGAGATCACGAAGTTTATAGACCAGCGCTACATTGACGGAAAGGTCGAGACAAAGGACTGGTTCGATTCGTCGCGCCTCTTCAACTCGGCTTGTTTCTTGGCGGATAGGGAAGAGGATGCTGGAACGCGAGCTAGGCTGCTCATGATCGCGCTCAAGGCCGCTGAGCAGACGATGACACAGAACCCGGACAACATTGAGATCGGCCTCACCGCGAGCAGAATGGAGCCGGTAGATAAGTGGTTCTGTGGCATAATTTTGAGGTTGATCGAAAATCCTGGCACGAGCTTCAAGTATGCCGCCATCCGGCACTACGACACCTACAACTTGCGGCTCGCTTTGGGAGAGAAGAAGGCCGCCAAGGCTGCCATTGAGGATGCCTACACCTTGTGCCCGAAGGACGTTATCATCCGAAATGCCGTCATCAAGCTGCGGACGGAGATGAAGGACCTCGCCGGCGCGGCTGATGTGATCAAAGATGAGGACAAGAGCCCCA
It includes:
- a CDS encoding glycosyltransferase family 39 protein translates to MRCWRRFVALRVLRGQFLLLLLALVLRVGFVIALPSNEFIPGPDQLLHDSLARSFLAGRGLSISADLLYPPDGQPEWVKKKFELYRELGGLWGLVRPGIPQVTVPPLNPLILALSYYLLGPGNLLVYRLIMALLGVATCWLVFDVARGIFGKRAALLALLVLAVYPALIYFSGVVLTETLFLFLFAAFINLIIRFRERPQLWLAALAGAVWTLGFLTKSTMAGMLPVGIVAILWPRRGDFRLKETLVLLVAIGLCLVPWVVRNYDIFGRVVIMPTKSWNLWERNNYRFNERFYNEEKEARAYEWLIGKPPFSVNRPETVRFPRFAPDEDEAQRNAKYVNLAKQFILANPGLYARLCLVRFIEFFRVLGRTRTSALVTVARLLSYGLILPLFVVGFVLSFRRSSRLSRQKWVLIAVVLLFVSVHVLTTAEPRYRLPIEPYMVAFASFFVVRAWDRIRARTARA
- a CDS encoding class I SAM-dependent methyltransferase, coding for MREVEHVRCPLCGTDDARLLSVQKEVYGVVRCRVCGLTYLSPRPTKEGIAAIYDERYYKDATVGYPDYLKTFHEYHETFMEIFDERLRAISQFKKGGRILEVGCAYGLLLDYFRKRGWETYGVELSQTSASYAQQVMELEVQNVPLARAQFPEMFFDVILMLDVVEHLDDHKSAFNVVRRILKDDGVLVVQVPYELFHWEKVLNAIASGKRPGAIAPDAVPAHLCFFTPSTLRLMLEKHGFWVLKRESGNYGRIREQVFPPSTDSKCPICRLLKVIYYRLGVRKLLRWLAPKLKEGSGIIFYVRKRS
- the sppA gene encoding signal peptide peptidase SppA produces the protein MKKSFFMLLILLLCIASVVVGIMLLRKESARPRMSALDRLASTFERRFAKFEPRRGPSVGLVRIFGAITFTESQGMFEAYPRGALRTIRAIRQLRENPSVKAIVIEINSPGGTVGSVQEICHEIKMAQKAGKKVIASVADMAFSGGYYIASACDKIVANPGSLTGSIGVIIVGADLQKLFDIIGIKFNVLKSGEHKDILAYWRDMTDEERNLLQTLVMDCYQQFVTAVSEGRNIPIEKLLPLADGRIFSGTQALDNQLIDSLGTLDDAINLAAELAEIKGKPSIIRPTIEPFERFFKFIDAKFGKTPSLKDMVMGECDSPIQYRANIGSAQAAFAYPTNSQQ
- a CDS encoding YIP1 family protein, which gives rise to MQSEFALPYDNMSPLEKPEGALTILYNQLVSPKKAVQALSERRPYWLAFFVIVLSVLSRMTAGLLSPSSPLVFGAGSLFALLCIAQFFITVIFAIAAASIYHFAATNEFKLGDVRVLFLLIAVCFLPGIFFAPITLLVYGLPSAAATAVWTLCAIGLWVWSFVLQIIAVKNYYEISGGRSFFAVILPFILVGALGAAVFVLMFAYLVGTIRGLVG
- a CDS encoding radical SAM protein, with product MRKLKIFSDVLKSKLLHKPFYVHYYITRRCLFKCKMCSIWKYGNVAEEPPVESVAKIASRLRRIGVPNVVFTGGEPFVREELPQITRAFTEAGIAVRVQTTGAKTVTPARIDAVIDAGAEHFTVSLDTLDAAKQDEICGSNGLWDSAVSTIRHVVKRLPNSVNVVNTVVSRQNIKELPQIVEFVDGLGAYSSLVPVHLLPSDKQENLIRSYAEEMTFGRDDAPLIDEAYDAVIEMKRRGKRVGASMKFLEASREALKTGDYSFACDAGWLYFVVFPDGSLSPCDEIEPFCNVLDDDFLTFFGSKEYSRKVAELVRPCRGCIYGCWRDTSYLVRDSRVLLERILSFIR